In Paenibacillus segetis, a single window of DNA contains:
- a CDS encoding HipA family kinase gives MIMDVLHALRHVKPMGEGETRPHLFYCDDGNKYVVKLMNNKQGKGVLINEYIAYRLAKLMNLPAAEYKIVHISSELIDMFPALKKLNVPEGPHIGCLFAEQAVTLKNEVNLSSCQNIETISGMIVFDYWIMNWDRYVTGANLLFLRDTKRLLLIDHANAFCGPEWDPDELEENKNFVEVYWGHYYEIFVPYIDSSDPFYSYLSTLEALERWELKEAVSGIPKEWKISRSMLEYLIEFLLCRKNLVRDAIMQLQDKFPIWSKH, from the coding sequence ATGATTATGGATGTTCTACATGCTTTGAGGCATGTTAAGCCGATGGGTGAAGGAGAGACACGTCCCCATCTATTCTATTGCGATGACGGTAACAAATATGTGGTCAAATTAATGAATAACAAGCAGGGAAAAGGAGTACTGATCAACGAGTATATTGCTTATAGACTGGCAAAATTAATGAATTTACCTGCAGCCGAATACAAAATTGTGCATATCTCAAGTGAACTTATAGACATGTTCCCAGCGCTCAAAAAACTCAATGTTCCAGAAGGTCCTCATATAGGTTGCCTGTTCGCCGAACAGGCAGTTACTTTAAAGAATGAAGTCAATTTATCAAGCTGTCAAAATATAGAGACAATAAGCGGAATGATCGTTTTTGATTATTGGATCATGAACTGGGACCGATATGTCACGGGGGCAAATCTTCTGTTTTTGCGGGACACGAAACGGCTACTTCTGATTGATCATGCTAACGCCTTTTGCGGACCGGAATGGGATCCCGATGAATTGGAAGAAAATAAGAATTTCGTCGAAGTGTACTGGGGACATTATTATGAGATATTCGTGCCGTATATTGATAGTTCCGACCCATTTTATTCTTACCTATCTACATTGGAGGCTCTCGAACGTTGGGAATTGAAAGAAGCGGTCAGTGGGATTCCTAAGGAATGGAAAATTTCCCGCTCCATGTTGGAATATCTTATTGAATTCTTACTTTGTAGAAAAAATCTGGTTCGCGACGCAATAATGCAGTTGCAAGATAAATTCCCAATCTGGAGTAAACATTAA
- a CDS encoding PIG-L family deacetylase encodes MSDKLMIVAHPDDESLFGGAALLREKGWTVICLTNANNETRSDEFHKAMRRVGASCEIWDYPDIYGGSFDSKQLGKDLAKVIAKHQFRRIVTHNLQGEYGHSQHKSLSKIIHGLGIDNLYVFEKSDEVLPFHLLRDKLILLSVYQSQMYVIEELMPYILYERIVPFNESTSLSSE; translated from the coding sequence ATGTCTGATAAATTGATGATTGTCGCTCATCCAGACGACGAGTCTCTTTTCGGAGGTGCGGCCTTGTTACGAGAAAAGGGTTGGACAGTCATTTGCTTAACCAACGCTAATAATGAAACCCGATCAGACGAATTTCACAAGGCAATGAGAAGGGTAGGAGCTTCGTGTGAAATATGGGACTACCCCGATATATATGGAGGAAGCTTTGATTCCAAACAATTAGGGAAGGATTTGGCGAAGGTTATCGCCAAACATCAATTTCGTCGTATTGTCACCCATAATCTACAAGGGGAGTATGGACACAGTCAGCACAAATCGCTTTCAAAAATTATACATGGCTTAGGTATAGATAACTTGTATGTATTCGAAAAATCTGACGAAGTACTGCCATTCCATTTGCTACGAGACAAATTAATTCTATTGTCGGTCTATCAAAGCCAGATGTACGTTATTGAGGAGTTGATGCCATATATATTATACGAACGTATTGTACCGTTTAATGAGTCAACCTCTTTATCATCTGAATAA
- a CDS encoding glycosyltransferase: protein MRIVHVVPNVIPIPGSGGIERIAYLLSNELVRRGHEVYVYALAGSQSNAIIIPYGHRGFSKHNIKDFVIHTLPDNVDVIHDHTHSLVIGREKLNIPTVSTIHTEWGFEIKVKCPVYVSKTSLLQSKNGSPGSYVHNGIDLDGYTLEKKKDDYLLFLGRIEREKGVLDAVRLAERTGMRTIIAGPVWDKELYREICQRMAKAPNISYVGEVHGEQKQYLLMHAKWLLFPTACEEQFGLVLVEALACGTPVAAYGRGAVPEVLQGLPQFICNDLDDMKRLIKRDSPFSPEKLREYVALRYTKEKMTDEYLKIYWRAIRGWE from the coding sequence ATGAGAATCGTTCATGTTGTCCCAAATGTTATACCCATTCCCGGCAGCGGTGGGATTGAGAGAATTGCTTATCTCTTATCGAATGAACTTGTTAGAAGGGGACATGAGGTTTACGTTTATGCCTTGGCAGGAAGTCAGAGCAACGCGATTATTATCCCATATGGACATAGAGGATTTAGCAAACATAATATAAAAGATTTTGTAATTCATACGCTGCCGGATAATGTTGATGTGATCCATGATCATACGCATAGCTTGGTCATCGGACGCGAAAAATTAAATATACCTACTGTCTCTACAATTCACACGGAATGGGGTTTTGAAATTAAAGTTAAATGTCCTGTATATGTAAGTAAAACGTCATTACTTCAATCTAAGAATGGTTCTCCAGGATCTTACGTGCATAATGGAATTGATTTGGACGGATATACTTTAGAAAAGAAAAAAGATGACTATTTATTGTTTTTGGGAAGGATTGAAAGAGAAAAAGGGGTGTTAGACGCTGTAAGATTGGCCGAACGGACCGGAATGAGAACCATCATTGCCGGGCCAGTCTGGGACAAGGAATTATACCGCGAAATTTGTCAACGGATGGCGAAGGCGCCTAACATATCATATGTAGGTGAAGTCCATGGGGAGCAGAAGCAATACTTGCTGATGCATGCAAAATGGCTCTTATTTCCAACAGCATGCGAGGAACAATTCGGATTGGTACTGGTGGAAGCCTTAGCTTGCGGGACACCTGTTGCCGCTTACGGGAGAGGGGCAGTTCCAGAAGTGCTGCAGGGGCTTCCCCAGTTTATTTGCAATGATTTGGATGACATGAAACGTCTGATAAAAAGAGATTCACCTTTCTCTCCTGAAAAGCTTCGCGAGTATGTAGCCCTCAGGTATACAAAAGAAAAAATGACCGATGAGTATCTGAAAATATATTGGAGGGCTATTCGAGGCTGGGAGTAA
- a CDS encoding glycosyltransferase family 2 protein, translating to MTRISVVMPVYNGAPYLDEAIKSILNQSFSDFEFIIINDGSTDNSREIIERHHDPRIKRINNTENRGVTESLNKGLQVAVGEFIVRMDSDDFSLPNRFSRQLSYMDSHPKIGVCGSHVQVMGSQEVWSQPEHPEEVKCRLLLHCCLAHPSVMFRREILVKHSLQYQASYTHAEDYQLWTQLSHVTMISNVPEVLLHYRLHENQISKSFNTLQAQQAERIQYEQLMRLGIKPSEEEFCTHLDLCFRNRFSDPVLKKNWVQKLLKKNLETRVYNQVVFMNVLSDYAK from the coding sequence TTGACCAGAATCTCCGTGGTGATGCCTGTTTACAACGGTGCGCCGTACTTAGACGAGGCAATAAAAAGTATATTGAATCAATCATTTTCTGATTTTGAATTCATTATAATTAATGACGGTTCGACAGATAACAGCAGAGAGATTATAGAAAGACACCACGATCCGCGAATCAAGAGGATCAACAACACGGAGAATCGTGGGGTTACTGAGAGCCTGAATAAAGGGCTTCAAGTCGCTGTTGGGGAGTTTATAGTACGAATGGATTCTGATGATTTCAGTTTACCAAATCGGTTCAGTAGGCAATTATCCTATATGGACAGTCACCCGAAGATTGGAGTGTGCGGGAGTCATGTGCAAGTAATGGGCAGCCAAGAAGTTTGGTCTCAACCTGAACATCCAGAAGAGGTTAAGTGCAGGTTGTTACTTCATTGCTGTTTGGCCCATCCTTCTGTCATGTTCAGGAGAGAGATTCTTGTTAAGCATTCGCTTCAGTACCAAGCTTCCTACACCCACGCTGAAGATTATCAATTATGGACTCAACTTTCCCATGTTACGATGATTTCAAATGTACCCGAAGTTTTGCTGCATTACCGATTACATGAGAATCAGATCAGTAAAAGTTTTAATACATTGCAAGCTCAGCAGGCGGAACGAATCCAATATGAGCAGCTTATGAGACTGGGTATTAAACCAAGTGAAGAGGAGTTTTGCACACATCTAGACCTGTGTTTTCGGAATAGATTTTCGGATCCTGTTCTTAAAAAAAATTGGGTGCAAAAATTATTGAAGAAAAATTTAGAGACAAGAGTCTATAATCAAGTTGTTTTTATGAATGTACTATCGGACTATGCGAAATAA
- a CDS encoding glycosyltransferase, whose amino-acid sequence MRIVQISPDYVTTPPEKYGGIERIVYELTEQLIKKGHEVFLYALPGSKTNGRLIEYKHWGEPLEIARYVKNTLPSSVDIIHDHTHGSVVGRSGLPVPTVSTIHVPWCFESKDPVFMSNNMRMKLNGGRGHVVPNGINREEYVFSAQKSNYLLFLGRLIESKGILKAIEIAEKSNLRLVIAGPETDIVDPETSAFYIQHVLPKIRDNPNIIYVGEVGGAYKQQLLNRAKCLLFMSEEEAFGLVMIEAMACGTPVLALQKGSVSEILSGFPELICRDESDAVLKLRTIDFPTPHRLRKYFLQNFTSEIMVDNYLKLYKKVLNQN is encoded by the coding sequence TTGAGAATTGTCCAAATTTCCCCCGATTATGTGACCACTCCTCCTGAAAAATATGGTGGTATCGAACGTATTGTTTATGAACTCACTGAACAGCTTATTAAAAAGGGACACGAGGTCTTCTTATATGCCCTGCCTGGAAGTAAAACAAACGGACGGCTTATCGAATATAAGCACTGGGGAGAACCATTGGAAATCGCCCGGTATGTGAAAAACACGTTACCCTCTTCCGTTGACATTATTCATGATCATACGCACGGTTCAGTCGTCGGAAGAAGCGGACTCCCCGTACCTACTGTCAGTACCATTCATGTTCCTTGGTGTTTCGAGAGTAAGGACCCCGTTTTTATGAGTAACAATATGCGAATGAAACTGAACGGTGGGCGGGGGCATGTTGTACCCAATGGCATCAACAGGGAGGAGTATGTTTTTTCGGCCCAAAAAAGTAATTATCTATTATTTCTCGGAAGGTTGATCGAAAGTAAGGGGATATTAAAAGCTATTGAGATCGCCGAGAAAAGTAATCTGCGCCTTGTGATTGCTGGCCCCGAGACGGACATTGTCGACCCGGAAACGTCTGCCTTCTACATTCAGCATGTTTTGCCAAAAATTCGAGATAACCCAAATATTATCTATGTAGGAGAGGTAGGGGGAGCTTATAAACAACAGCTGTTGAACCGGGCGAAGTGCCTCTTGTTTATGTCTGAGGAGGAGGCATTTGGTCTCGTAATGATTGAAGCGATGGCCTGTGGGACTCCCGTTCTTGCACTTCAAAAAGGTTCAGTTTCCGAAATTCTCAGCGGATTTCCTGAGCTAATCTGTAGAGACGAAAGTGATGCAGTTCTGAAGCTGAGAACCATTGATTTCCCAACTCCGCATCGGTTAAGGAAATATTTCCTCCAGAACTTCACATCTGAGATCATGGTGGATAATTATTTGAAGTTGTATAAGAAGGTGCTAAATCAAAACTAG
- a CDS encoding sugar phosphate nucleotidyltransferase produces MKGIILCAGRGTRLKPITDSIPKTLLPIANKTILDRCIDQLFDVGIHEIAVVINPSQHQIVEHLQQHPSQKNISILYQEKALGILHAMFQAQSFIGKDDFVMLLGDNVFSGSLLPLIQSFHGNQGAIYLSKVKNPQEYGIAEVKENQIISLEEKPKSPKSNLAVIGVYVFHSTIFETQKVIGLSPRGEYEITDAIQWLINQGYPVAFTITDEWFMDVGTPERWLLSNLKLLEMELGTKINVSDGTWIENCTLIGPVIIGEKCRLTNTIIGPYVSIQDGSELYNCVIENSIVGNNVNLREETIHHSIFVYNNRFEVRHGGRHND; encoded by the coding sequence ATGAAAGGCATCATATTATGTGCCGGTAGAGGCACTAGGCTTAAGCCAATTACTGACTCCATTCCAAAGACACTTTTGCCGATTGCTAATAAAACTATTTTAGACCGTTGTATAGATCAATTGTTTGATGTGGGAATTCATGAAATTGCCGTTGTTATAAACCCTTCCCAACATCAAATAGTGGAGCATTTGCAACAGCACCCATCACAAAAAAACATTTCAATCCTTTATCAAGAAAAAGCACTTGGCATTCTTCATGCGATGTTTCAAGCCCAATCCTTTATAGGTAAGGACGATTTTGTTATGTTGCTTGGGGATAACGTCTTTAGCGGTTCACTGTTACCACTGATTCAAAGCTTCCACGGCAATCAAGGCGCCATTTATCTGAGCAAGGTTAAAAATCCACAAGAATACGGTATAGCTGAGGTTAAAGAAAATCAAATCATAAGCTTGGAAGAGAAGCCTAAGAGCCCTAAAAGTAATTTAGCCGTTATAGGGGTATATGTATTTCATTCAACTATTTTTGAAACTCAAAAAGTAATTGGATTATCACCACGTGGAGAGTATGAAATAACGGATGCGATTCAATGGCTAATTAACCAAGGATACCCTGTCGCTTTTACCATTACAGATGAGTGGTTTATGGATGTTGGTACCCCGGAGCGATGGCTTCTTTCTAACTTGAAACTACTGGAGATGGAGCTTGGAACCAAAATCAATGTGAGTGATGGAACATGGATAGAGAACTGTACGTTGATCGGCCCTGTTATTATTGGAGAAAAATGTCGTCTGACAAATACGATAATTGGACCCTATGTTTCAATCCAAGACGGTTCAGAACTCTATAACTGCGTTATTGAGAATAGCATTGTTGGTAACAACGTGAATTTAAGAGAGGAAACAATCCACCATTCAATCTTTGTTTATAATAATAGGTTCGAAGTCAGACACGGGGGGAGACACAATGATTGA
- a CDS encoding glycosyltransferase, translated as MIELGALRFSGNETITFQKTIWELFDTFTYEFWVKAEAEQTLDFEQENGINGVTGKRYLIHPDFRFPGNAGFGIAVGTNGISIHEHSVDYMPSKLVYPYSFSDWQHVAVVYENKTPSLYINGDFIKRGLPSQYNHIYPSLTVGGHPYGHFIGSVAHLRLWGTARTAAEIRDFMTVDLEGHEPGLYWHWNPCSGTLVANSSKKNIQVSVIMPSHNRFPLNHFALRVLEQQTYPADQMEVVFLDDGSTDSTPNMLHNYLNPKFPIKFVRLEEPVGRAKIRNIGMSLSSGSVLLFLDAEMLCPPDLIEKHMRHHQEGKPLVVSGSMKVRQIYTVADPGYSEGQISQMQSLYQQHPSAEAMVSHFIHVDRTAIQLLPIEIMSDRTQLDPISYGYDYFDGILAKHGPYFNDFHYSWMNFITSNVSLPKSLLQKSGYFNEQFEGYGWEDWELGFRLYKKGAYFVHDDEVVNYHQEHPRPRDNLKQSHRNFLKFVHLHPGPEIRLMVLDMIPHRREIVLVNEYLSDILRLRAIYTEKYDVFYQFILVVLERLSYMLSIKADIFMPLPDNILDRNSIPTAQSKVEAEEIRSLDLFPRLMELYDLLYDFVMKDVSPTS; from the coding sequence ATGATTGAACTTGGTGCCTTACGTTTTAGCGGAAACGAAACCATTACGTTTCAAAAAACCATATGGGAATTGTTCGATACGTTCACATATGAGTTTTGGGTTAAAGCGGAAGCAGAACAGACGCTGGATTTTGAACAAGAGAATGGGATAAACGGTGTGACAGGGAAGAGGTACTTGATTCATCCTGATTTCAGATTTCCTGGAAATGCCGGTTTTGGAATCGCGGTCGGAACCAACGGAATTTCCATCCACGAACATTCCGTCGACTATATGCCCTCCAAGCTGGTATATCCCTATTCATTCTCAGACTGGCAGCATGTTGCAGTCGTTTATGAAAATAAAACTCCAAGTCTTTATATAAATGGTGATTTTATAAAGAGAGGTCTACCCAGCCAATATAACCATATTTACCCTTCTTTAACTGTAGGAGGACATCCCTACGGTCATTTTATAGGAAGCGTAGCGCATTTAAGGTTATGGGGCACAGCTAGAACTGCAGCTGAAATCCGTGATTTCATGACGGTAGATCTTGAAGGACATGAACCGGGATTGTATTGGCATTGGAATCCATGCTCTGGAACGTTGGTAGCAAACTCCTCGAAAAAGAATATCCAGGTTAGCGTGATTATGCCTTCCCATAATCGCTTTCCGTTAAATCATTTCGCCTTGCGGGTTTTAGAACAGCAGACATATCCTGCTGATCAAATGGAAGTTGTTTTTTTGGATGACGGTTCCACAGACTCAACTCCCAATATGCTTCATAACTATTTAAATCCCAAGTTTCCAATTAAATTCGTTCGACTTGAAGAACCGGTAGGAAGGGCCAAAATCCGAAATATAGGTATGAGCCTATCATCTGGATCCGTTTTATTATTTCTTGATGCCGAGATGCTTTGTCCCCCCGACCTCATCGAGAAGCATATGCGCCATCATCAAGAAGGAAAACCCTTGGTTGTTTCGGGAAGCATGAAAGTCAGACAGATCTATACGGTGGCAGATCCCGGTTACTCGGAAGGCCAGATTTCACAAATGCAAAGTTTATATCAACAGCATCCGTCTGCTGAAGCAATGGTCAGCCATTTCATCCATGTAGATCGAACTGCAATTCAATTACTTCCAATTGAAATAATGAGCGACCGGACGCAGCTCGATCCTATAAGTTATGGTTACGATTATTTTGATGGAATTCTTGCTAAACACGGACCTTATTTTAACGATTTTCACTACAGTTGGATGAATTTTATTACAAGTAATGTCTCTTTACCCAAATCATTATTACAAAAGTCCGGATATTTTAATGAGCAATTCGAGGGATATGGGTGGGAGGATTGGGAACTTGGTTTTCGGTTGTATAAGAAAGGGGCATATTTTGTCCATGATGATGAAGTGGTCAATTATCATCAGGAGCATCCAAGACCGAGAGATAACTTGAAGCAATCACATAGAAATTTTTTGAAATTCGTTCACTTGCATCCGGGTCCGGAAATTCGGTTAATGGTGCTCGACATGATACCACACCGAAGGGAAATAGTCCTCGTAAATGAGTATTTGAGCGATATTTTAAGATTGAGAGCCATTTATACTGAGAAATATGACGTGTTCTATCAATTTATACTCGTTGTACTTGAAAGACTCAGTTATATGCTCTCAATAAAAGCAGATATCTTCATGCCGTTACCTGACAACATTCTTGATAGAAACAGCATACCAACAGCGCAGTCGAAAGTGGAGGCGGAGGAAATCAGAAGTCTAGATTTATTTCCAAGACTTATGGAATTATACGATTTATTATATGATTTTGTTATGAAAGACGTTTCGCCGACATCTTAA